The following coding sequences are from one Gigantopelta aegis isolate Gae_Host chromosome 15, Gae_host_genome, whole genome shotgun sequence window:
- the LOC121390093 gene encoding transcription factor HES-1-like, with protein MTESDSRSPSPRKCDDGKSSYRKSNKPLMEKRRRARINTCLSQLKTLVLQAMKKDNAQYSKLEKADILELTVKHLRHVQRHQMAAAMATSPDVITKYRAGFNECANEIMRYLTSVQGVNDDVRTRVLGHLAGCLQAINPSPINDVMQHSGHVLGVPPVQHPAFVTTCTTPSNASAFQSMIADKSQIPQQNNIQVSCLTSSQTSAAPFQLIPGTLPGGQVALVLTSPSSMQAVPLYAAPPAGSDRTTECVSQVKTENTSPLAGVRVPKVFTSQPEPASSAVMSPPFGNHGNSMLLPKQPEASVRNAPSPEQVWRPW; from the exons ATGACGGAAAGCGACTCCAGGTCTCCAAGTCCCAGAAAATGTGACGATGGCAAATCTTCTTATAGaaag AGTAACAAGCCCTTGATGGAGAAGCGGCGACGCGCACGAATCAACACGTGTCTGTCCCAGCTGAAGACGCTCGTGCTTCAAGCGATGAAAAAAGAT AACGCCCAGTACTCCAAACTGGAAAAGGCAGACATCTTGGAACTGACTGTGAAACACCTACGTCATGTACAACGTCATCAGATGGCAG CTGCCATGGCAACAAGTCCTGATGTCATAACGAAGTATCGCGCGGGGTTCAATGAGTGCGCTAACGAGATAATGCGATACTTGACGTCTGTGCAGGGCGTCAATGACGATGTGCGCACGCGCGTGCTCGGCCACCTCGCCGGCTGTCTCCAGGCCATCAACCCCTCGCCGATCAATGACGTTATGCAACATTCGGGCCATGTGCTCGGGGTACCGCCCGTCCAGCACCCGGCATTCGTGACTACCTGCACGACGCCTAGCAACGCATCCGCCTTCCAGAGTATGATCGCCGACAAAAGTCAGATTCCTCAACAGAATAACATCCAAGTGTCGTGTCTGACGTCATCACAGACAAGCGCGGCGCCATTTCAGTTGATTCCTGGCACGTTGCCAGGAGGTCAGGTCGCTCTTGTGTTGACGTCACCCTCATCCATGCAGGCCGTGCCTCTGTATGCAGCTCCGCCTGCCGGCAGTGACAGGACGACTGAGTGCGTCAGTCAGGTGAAAACTGAAAACACTTCTCCCCTCGCTGGCGTCAGAGTTCCCAAAGTTTTTACCTCGCAGCCGGAGCCGGCTTCTTCAGCAGTTATGTCCCCGCCGTTTGGAAACCATGGCAACAGCATGCTGCTACCAAAACAGCCAGAAGCTTCTGTGAGAAACGCACCATCACCGGAACAAGTATGGCGGCCGTGGTAG